The sequence below is a genomic window from Draconibacterium halophilum.
ATGTAACAGTCTTGAACCATGGATAAAACAAAAGTACTTTTCGTATGTCTCGGAAATATTTGCCGTTCGCCAAGTGCAGAGGCGGTGTTTAACGGTGTTGTAAAAAAAGCCGGTTTAAGCAAACAGTTTGAGGTGGATTCTGCTGGAACATCGGGCTGGCATGCCGGCGAACCTGCCGACAAAAGAATGCAATCGCACGCTATACGCCGCGATTACAATTTAACATCGCTTTCCAGGAAGTTCGATCCACATTCCGATTTCGATTATTTCGATTACATTATCGGGATGGACGACA
It includes:
- a CDS encoding low molecular weight protein-tyrosine-phosphatase, yielding MDKTKVLFVCLGNICRSPSAEAVFNGVVKKAGLSKQFEVDSAGTSGWHAGEPADKRMQSHAIRRDYNLTSLSRKFDPHSDFDYFDYIIGMDDSNMQNLKSMARNGNDLQKLHKMTDFCSDGQYDEVPDPYYGGAEGFELVLDLLEDACEGLLRKIS